One region of Anthonomus grandis grandis chromosome 22, icAntGran1.3, whole genome shotgun sequence genomic DNA includes:
- the LOC126749229 gene encoding hemicentin-2-like isoform X2 codes for MLMYMLRGMMVSSWWMMVFLQFSTVFSGGEAAHAVKRFTGLYTGPYFDPTTATNITTQLGTHAYLPCKVKQLGNKSVSWIRKRDAHILTVDRYTFIADDRFQAFLVESTETWTLQVKYVQARDAGQYECQVSTEPKMSHFITLNVVVPKIEIVGEPDRFVKVGSKVELRCVITQALEEPAYIFWYHDGQRVLKYDKSAIDIQLEREAPETTISTLVIYYANPEDSGNYTCSPSNLDSSSVLLHVLNGEHPAAMQRGKNSASPIPGWSHLSVALGLAACTPPRFAIAFTLTLAMISELISY; via the exons tgtttTCTGGTGGAGAGGCGGCCCACGCAGTAAAAAGGTTTACAGGGTTATATACTGGCCCTTACTTTGACCCTACGACAGCCACTAATATCACCACGCAGCTCGGGACCCACGCCTATTTGCCCTGCAAGGTCAAACAACTCGGGAACAAATCGGTATCCTGGATTAGGAAAAGGGATGCCCATATACTTACGGTGGATCGGTACACTTTTATAGCCGACGACCGATTCCAGGCGTTTTTAGTGGAATCGACCGAGACCTGGACGTTACAGGTGAAATACGTTCAGGCCAGGGACGCTGGACAGTATGAGTGCCAAGTCAGTACTGAACCGAAAATGAGCCATTTTATTACGCTCAATGTTGTTG tacCTAAAATAGAAATAGTAGGAGAGCCAGATAGATTTGTGAAAGTGGGCAGCAAAGTCGAACTGAGATGCGTGATCACGCAGGCGCTAGAAGAACCAGCATATATATTTTGGTACCACGATGGCCAAAGGGTACTAAAGTACGATAAGAGTGCCATAGATATACAGTTAGAAAGAGAAGCTCCCGAGACAACCATAAGTACCCTGGTTATTTACTATGCAAACCCTGAAGACTCTGGAAATTACACGTGCAGCCCTTCAAACCTGGATTCCTCCTCTGTTTTACTTCATGTTTTAAATG GTGAACATCCAGCAGCAATGCAACGTGGCAAGAACTCAGCTTCCCCAATTCCTGGTTGGTCCCATCTTTCAGTTGCGTTGGGATTAGCTGCCTGCACCCCACCCCGTTTCGCTATCGCATTTACCCTAACCCTGGCCATGATTAGCGAATTAATTTCGTATTAA